One genomic segment of Synechocystis sp. LKSZ1 includes these proteins:
- the infC gene encoding translation initiation factor IF-3, protein MIDKRRPQRDLPKINERIRFPEIRVIDNDGSQLGILTPEEALKVAEEQELDLVLVSETASPPVCRIMDYGKYKFEQEKKAREAKKKQHTADVKEVKMRYKIDEHDYQVRVNQAQRFLKAGDKVKATITFRGREIQHAHLAEELLQRMANDLQNEAEIQQAPKREGRNMMMFLSPKK, encoded by the coding sequence GTGATCGATAAAAGACGACCTCAACGCGATTTACCCAAAATTAACGAAAGAATTCGCTTTCCCGAAATACGAGTCATTGATAATGATGGCTCCCAGCTTGGTATCCTGACCCCCGAAGAGGCCCTCAAGGTGGCCGAGGAGCAGGAACTGGATTTGGTATTGGTCAGTGAAACCGCCAGTCCTCCTGTTTGCCGGATCATGGACTACGGCAAGTATAAGTTTGAACAAGAAAAAAAGGCCCGGGAAGCCAAGAAGAAACAGCACACGGCGGATGTCAAAGAAGTCAAAATGCGCTACAAAATTGACGAACATGACTATCAAGTCCGGGTCAACCAGGCCCAACGCTTTCTCAAGGCAGGGGATAAGGTTAAGGCCACCATCACCTTCCGCGGCCGCGAAATTCAGCATGCCCATCTAGCGGAGGAATTGCTCCAGCGCATGGCCAACGACCTCCAGAATGAGGCAGAAATTCAACAGGCCCCTAAGCGAGAAGGCCGCAATATGATGATGTTCCTCTCGCCCAAGAAATAG